CAAAATGCCTTGTCGCTCATCAAAGTGTCTATGCCAATATCTATCGATTCGGCCGCGGTCGCCTCGCGACCGCGCCGAACATTAGCACCCAGTTATCTCTCACTCCTCCACACTCTCTCCTCGCCTTTGGGCGGTCGGCCGCAAGCGGCCTCCCTTGTGCGGGGGGTTCCCCCCCGCAACGCCCCCCCTCCTACAACATGCCTCGCCGAATGTGTGCCTTCAATCCAGCTGGAATGCTTGCGACCGAATGCGTACGGCCGTGTTCCAAGTCTTGGCTGGTTCCGAGCATGAGCCAGGGCAGGCGAAAGTTGGGCAAGTCAGAAGAGTCAAGTCCCAAATAGACCCTGCCGGTGTCGCCAGTACCGTCGAGAGCCCGTTACAGAAATCCTGATAATCCGGCATTCCTGATTCAGACTGAAATCAATGACTCCTGACGACCAACCACGAACCTCTATCCATACAGCGCCCGCAGCGCCGGCCTCAGCTCCGCCGCCTCCAGCAAATCAGTGCTGTCACTGAACTGGTCGATGCTCCCAATTGGCCGCCGCTTGGCCAGTCGCAGCACCTCAGGATCCTCGACAGAACCAAGCAACGCGTCAGCGAAGCCGTGCAACGCCATCACCCGGAACGGCCGGCCAAAGAACTGGATCGGCCTCTCCGGCATCGGTTCCGTGAGCCCCAGCCGGTTGTGCCGGCCAGCCACGACCCGGTAAGCCTCGCCCAGCCAGCGGTCACGCTCCTGCCACGTGTCCGCCCCCTGCACAGCCATCAGCATATCGGTCAAACCAGCTGCGCTTTCCAACTGTGCAAAAGCCGACCCAAACCACTTGGCATACGGCGCATACTGTCTTTCCATCAGAAAACATAGGCGCATCACGTCCCGCACCAGCCGCGACCCGACCAACCCCGAGCCCAGCTCGTCGCCCACCAGGCCCGCCCGTCCCATCAAATGTTCCTCCTGCCCGATACGAGCCCAACCCGCAGCCAGCAGATAACGCCACACATCCGGCGGATACCATCTGAACCGCCACCGTACGCTCTCCAGCCCGATACCGTCGTGAAAGATCCCGGCTGTCGCGATCGTCCGTAGCTTCTGCTGGGGAAAAGTCAGCCAGTCCGCCGTCCCGATCTCTTTGCTGACGTCAAAATTCAGGTACCCGCAGAAAAACAC
This sequence is a window from Gemmatimonadota bacterium. Protein-coding genes within it:
- a CDS encoding DUF4037 domain-containing protein encodes the protein MAFIPGLELSRRFYWEAVRPVLESSWPGLPHASALIGAGSETLGFDDEMSTDHGWGPRLQLFLYPGDWETQAEDIDAALRDGLPHSFLGYPTNFSEPNPDDNGVQLLEATDSGPVNHKVETQTIGVFFCGYLNFDVSKEIGTADWLTFPQQKLRTIATAGIFHDGIGLESVRWRFRWYPPDVWRYLLAAGWARIGQEEHLMGRAGLVGDELGSGLVGSRLVRDVMRLCFLMERQYAPYAKWFGSAFAQLESAAGLTDMLMAVQGADTWQERDRWLGEAYRVVAGRHNRLGLTEPMPERPIQFFGRPFRVMALHGFADALLGSVEDPEVLRLAKRRPIGSIDQFSDSTDLLEAAELRPALRALYG